The sequence ACCCCCAGCGGCGCCAGCACGGGCACGGCGTAGCGGGGCGTGCCGAAGCGGAAGAGCAGCGTGAAGAGCAGCCAGCAGCCCAGCACCCAGACCAGCAGCATGCCCGCCGAACCCCGGCGGAAACGGGGCACGGTGACCGCCAGCGCCATGCCCGCCAGACTCAGCAGGAAGGGGAGCAGGAACATGCCGTTGTTGATGACGAAAACGGGATACCGCGACCAGGGCACCCGCGGCTGGAGGAGCCGTGCGGCGAGGCCCGTGCGGGGCTGCACTTTGGGCGCGGCGGCCTGCGCCGGGGCCTTTTCCGGGCCGGGCGCGGCCATGGGCGCGGGAGCGGCCTCCTGGTTCGCGGGCGCCGGTGCGGCGGGCTCGACAAAGGCGAAGGGGGGCATGTCCGACGCGCGGTGGCCCACCCAGTAACCCAGAAAGGCGTCACGGTGGACGGCGTACCACGGTCCCGCAATGACAAGGGCCACGGCGGCGGTCAGCAGCAGGTGAAGCGCGAAGCGGCCTGAGGAGCCATAGCCCCCGCGCAGGCTTTTCCACGCGCCCGCACCGGCGACCCACAGGAGCGGCGCGAGGTAATAGACCGGGGTCACGGTGCGGGTGAGCAGGGCCAGGGCGTTGAACACGGCAAACGCCAGCACCCACCGGGTCTTCTGGTAATGCCCGCTCCGGACGAGTGCCAGCACGGCCCACACCACCAGGCACGCGGCGGGGTAGTCCGTCATGAAATAGCGGGAGGACACCGCAAGCCCCGGCATGAGGCTGACGGCGGCCACCGCCGTCGCCGCCTCCGAGGGGGACAAAAAGCCCCGGACCAGGAAATATACCCCGAGCAGCAGCAGCAGGAAGAACAGGGTGTTCACGGCGGTCATGTTGTCCGTGCCGTAGCCGGACAGGCCCATGGCGAGGGCGCCGGCGAAATAGAGCAGGGGCGGGTGCGCGGGGTTTCCGGGGGGGATGAGGAAGGCGGTTTTCAGCCGGGACACGGGGCCGCCCTCTTGGAGAAAGAGGGCCTCATGCACGGCGCGGGCCTTCTCGAGGTGCACCTGCTCGTCCAGCCAGTGGACATGGTTGTCCGCGCCCAGCCACCAGAGATTGGCCGCGGTGTGGAACACGAGGACCAGCGCCAGCAGGCACCATGCGGCCAGGGGCCTTTTGCGTTGCGGTTGCGGTTGTGCCGGGTCTGTCATGTGGGCGCCGTCTCCTGTTGGGTTTTGGGATTCTGGCATAGACGCGCGCGTCATGCAACCGTTGGTGTGGGGGGGGCAGGGGGAGACACGGACGGACACGGACAGACACGGACGGACACGGACGAAGTGGAGAGGCAGGCGGGCAGGCGGGCAGGGGCGGAGTGGAAAGGGCGGAGCCCCCGCCGCCATGCGGGGCGACGGGGGCTCCTGGGAATGGGTTATGCGGAAAGCCTAGAATGAAATCTCGGCTTCGACGAAGACGTAGTCGTAATCGTCGTCGTCGTCGCCGCCCCACGACGCGAGGCCGTTGAGGGCGGTGAGGTTTCCTTCCAGGCCATCGTCGCCGAAGAAGTGGGCATAGCCCGCGCGGAAGACCAGGTCCTCGCTGTACTGGTAGTCGGCGTAGAGGCCCACTTCCCAGCCGAGGGTCTTGTCGGGGGTGTTCTTCCAGAACCAGAACCCGGTGGACGGGCCCTTCTCGTCCGCCTCAAAGAGGGCGGCGACAAGCACCAGGCTCACGCTCTCCGTCGGGGAGACGCCGACGCCGGCCGCGTAGTACAGGAGGTTCGACTCGTCCGTGTTGGCGATGAACTCGGTGTACTCGAAGTTCGAGAAGAGGCGGTTGAAGGGCAGGTCGCGGTCGTTCGACCAGATGGAGTGGTCCGGGTCGCCGCCGTCAAGGTAGGCGAAGCGGACGAAGGGGCGCGGGGACCACGCCACGTCGAAGGTGTAGCCGAACTCGCTGTTGACGCCGAGGGCGTCGTAGTCGGTGTCGGCGGTGCCGAATCCGGCGGGGCATGCGGACGGGAGGTCGTCCACGGACCCGAGCTGGTAGGCCACTTCAAGTTCAAAGTCAAACGCGCCCAATGTGCCGGATCCGCGGAGGCCAAGGGTGTGCAGGTCAATGTCGCTGCCCGCGACAAACACGCCGTCGTCCCGGACATACATCCAGTAGGCGTCCAGGGTGACGTCCTCGATGCCGAGGTAGCTGCCGTAGACCGCGTAGAAGTCCACGTCGTCCTCGCCGAAGTCGCCCAGGCCCTCGGCCAGTTTGGCGGCGATGGCGTCAACAGAGAACATGTCGGTGGCGTAGGTCAGGCGGAGGGCGTCAAAGGAGAGGCCCCAGAAGCCGGAGGCGGCGTTGTTCACGCCCACGAGCCACTCGCTTCCGAGGCTCAGCTCCTGGCGTCCAACGCGCAGGGAGAGGGGGGTTCCCCAGAGGTTGCGCGCCTCGATGTACGCCTGGTACATCTCGACGTCGTCAACGCTGGCGGCGCGGCCGTCGGCGCCGCGCAGGTAGTCGGAGCGGAAGTCCTCGCCCCAGATGTCGTAGCTGTCCATTTCAATGAACACGGACACGTCGCTGGTGAAGTCGCCCTTCACGTTCAGCCGGGTGCGCTGCTCGATGAAGGACTGGTCCGCGAACGAGTCCATGTTGTAGTAGTTGCCCCGGATGCGGAGCGAGCCGCCGATTTCGACGTTCTGCAGTTCGGCCCACGCGCCGCCGGCAACGGCCAGGACGAGCGCGCACAGGGCGATTGTCTTGCTGGTACGCATCATGCGTTTCTCCTATGTTTATGGGAAGGGTCTGCGGGGCGGCGTGAACCCGCGCGGTGGCGCGGTGCC comes from Candidatus Hydrogenedentota bacterium and encodes:
- a CDS encoding alginate export family protein, which produces MMRTSKTIALCALVLAVAGGAWAELQNVEIGGSLRIRGNYYNMDSFADQSFIEQRTRLNVKGDFTSDVSVFIEMDSYDIWGEDFRSDYLRGADGRAASVDDVEMYQAYIEARNLWGTPLSLRVGRQELSLGSEWLVGVNNAASGFWGLSFDALRLTYATDMFSVDAIAAKLAEGLGDFGEDDVDFYAVYGSYLGIEDVTLDAYWMYVRDDGVFVAGSDIDLHTLGLRGSGTLGAFDFELEVAYQLGSVDDLPSACPAGFGTADTDYDALGVNSEFGYTFDVAWSPRPFVRFAYLDGGDPDHSIWSNDRDLPFNRLFSNFEYTEFIANTDESNLLYYAAGVGVSPTESVSLVLVAALFEADEKGPSTGFWFWKNTPDKTLGWEVGLYADYQYSEDLVFRAGYAHFFGDDGLEGNLTALNGLASWGGDDDDDYDYVFVEAEISF